The Saprospiraceae bacterium genome includes a window with the following:
- a CDS encoding MmcQ/YjbR family DNA-binding protein, translated as MVNFSQLKEIALSFPEATEEPHFEKTSFRVRKKIFVTYEEKDQKACLKLSLEDQSVFSSMSKGSVYLVPNKWGGQGWTFFELQNISLEFIHDALKCAYIEVAPKGLADLV; from the coding sequence ATGGTAAATTTTTCACAATTAAAAGAAATTGCGCTGTCTTTTCCGGAAGCAACAGAAGAGCCACACTTTGAAAAGACTTCCTTTCGGGTTCGCAAAAAAATATTTGTTACTTATGAAGAAAAAGATCAAAAAGCCTGTCTTAAATTATCTTTAGAAGATCAATCTGTTTTTAGTAGTATGTCAAAAGGATCTGTGTATCTGGTACCCAATAAATGGGGTGGGCAGGGCTGGACTTTTTTTGAATTGCAAAACATAAGCTTGGAATTTATACATGACGCTTTAAAATGTGCTTACATAGAAGTGGCACCAAAGGGTCTGGCTGATTTGGTTTAA
- a CDS encoding DUF937 domain-containing protein yields MNITDLLQGQMKDVLVSQLTKQLGVNNPEQAQTAVDGTVITIMNALARNVAKPEGAGALLSALNRDHDGSILNDLGGFLSGQVKPTNESTINGAGILKHILGGQQNNAVETISKQSGLDVGKVTQLMITLAPIIMGFLGKEKSQTGDSPGGLMDLVLNSTKTVNKQQPNSSIFTKMLDKDGDGSVMDDLAGMGMKALFNKLLGRK; encoded by the coding sequence ATGAATATTACAGATTTACTTCAGGGACAAATGAAAGATGTTCTCGTTTCACAACTTACAAAACAGTTGGGTGTGAATAATCCGGAACAAGCTCAAACAGCGGTAGACGGCACTGTCATCACCATTATGAATGCATTGGCTCGTAATGTAGCTAAGCCTGAAGGGGCAGGAGCATTATTATCAGCCTTGAACAGAGATCATGATGGAAGTATCCTGAATGACCTGGGTGGTTTTTTGTCCGGTCAAGTAAAGCCAACCAATGAAAGTACAATCAACGGTGCAGGGATACTAAAACATATTCTTGGAGGTCAGCAAAATAATGCTGTAGAAACTATATCCAAACAAAGTGGTCTGGATGTAGGAAAAGTAACCCAATTGATGATTACGCTTGCACCCATCATTATGGGTTTCCTTGGAAAAGAAAAGTCACAGACGGGAGATAGTCCGGGTGGTTTAATGGATCTGGTGCTGAATTCTACTAAAACGGTCAATAAGCAACAACCCAATTCAAGTATTTTTACCAAAATGCTGGATAAAGATGGTGATGGTAGTGTCATGGATGACCTTGCAGGAATGGGAATGAAAGCCTTGTTTAATAAATTATTGGGTCGCAAATAG
- a CDS encoding ArsR family transcriptional regulator: MTPEDAKEKFIKAWGNFGINWGVNRTVGQIHGLLLVSDKPLCADQIAERLKISSGNTNMTLRTLIDWGLIQKDTIQGERKEYFIAEKDSWKILQRIIKQRKKKELDPMLELLSELDSADFSDDSSKEFGKMVKDLHTISERAGTALDNITKSEPNWLLGSFMRMIR, encoded by the coding sequence CTCCAGAAGATGCAAAAGAAAAATTTATCAAAGCATGGGGAAACTTTGGCATCAACTGGGGTGTAAATCGAACAGTAGGTCAGATTCATGGTTTACTTTTAGTGTCCGATAAACCACTTTGTGCTGATCAGATTGCAGAAAGATTAAAAATCTCCAGTGGTAATACCAATATGACTCTACGGACATTGATCGATTGGGGCCTGATTCAGAAAGATACAATCCAGGGAGAGCGAAAAGAGTATTTTATTGCAGAAAAAGATTCATGGAAAATACTGCAACGCATCATAAAACAGCGAAAGAAAAAGGAACTTGACCCGATGTTGGAATTACTTTCTGAACTTGATAGCGCTGATTTTTCAGATGATTCTTCCAAAGAATTTGGTAAAATGGTAAAGGATCTGCATACCATTTCAGAAAGGGCAGGTACTGCCTTGGACAACATTACCAAGTCAGAACCAAACTGGCTTTTAGGTTCATTTATGAGGATGATCCGCTAA